One part of the Eriocheir sinensis breed Jianghai 21 chromosome 6, ASM2467909v1, whole genome shotgun sequence genome encodes these proteins:
- the LOC126987797 gene encoding uncharacterized protein LOC126987797 isoform X30, producing the protein MDRTYRHIVTILAINPSAAIGTDLAFTGSLVTYTPRSFSASVVDSGVFPMWYWCAGYPFTGSLVTYTPRSFSASVVDSGVFPMWYWCAGYPFTGSLVTYTPRSFSASVVDSGVFPMWYWCAGYPFTGSLVTYTPRSFSASVVDSGVFPMWYWCAGYPFTGSLVTYTPRSFSASVVDSGVFPMWYWCAGYPFTGSLVTYTPRSFSASVVDSGVFPMWYWCAGYPFTGSLVTYTPRSFSASVVDSGVFPMWYWCAGYPFTGSLVTYTPRSFSASVVDSGVFPMWYWYAGYPLPRCMTLHFSSLNCRGFVVQWLAHSTHNQVSPGSIPGRSGKIWATFPIPYTPVHPAVNGYQVLIGGCVPSPGVCSLLL; encoded by the exons ATGGACAGAACTTACAGGCACATTGTTACCATATTGGctattaacccatccgctgcgattggcacggatttggccttcactggcagcctggtaacatatactcccaggtctttctctgcctctgtggtggatagtggagtgtttcccatgtggtattggtgtgctggatatcccttcactggtagcctggtaacatacactcccaggtctttctctgcctctgtggtggatagtggagtgtttcccatgtggtattggtgtgctggatatcccttcactggtagtctggtaacatacactcccag gtctttctctgcctctgtggtggatagtggagtgtttcccatgtggtattggtgtgctggatatcccttcactggtagcctggtaacatacactcccag gtctttctctgcctctgtggtggatagtggagtgtttcccatgtggtattggtgtgctggatatcccttcactggcagcctggtaacatacactcccag gtctttctctgcctctgtggtggatagtggagtgtttcccatgtggtattggtgtgctggatatcccttcactggtagcctggtaacatacactcccaggtctttctctgcctctgtggtggatagtggagtgtttcccatgtggtattggtgtgctggatatcccttcactggtagcctggtaacatacactcccaggtctttctctgcctctgtggtggatagtggagtgtttcccatgtggtattggtgtgctggatatcccttcactggtagcctggtaacatacactcccaggtctttctctgcctctgtggtggatagtggagtgtttcccatgtggtattggtatgctggatatcctctcccaaggtgcatgactttacatttttcttcattgaattgtaggggcttcgtggtgcagtggttagcacactcgactcacaaccaagtgagcccgggttcgattcccgggcggagtggaaaaatttgggcgacttttccgataccctacactcctgtccacccagcagtgaatgggtaccaggtattaatcgggggttgtgtcccgtctcctggggtctgttcccttctcctatag
- the LOC126987797 gene encoding uncharacterized protein LOC126987797 isoform X21, protein MDRTYRHIVTILAINPSAAIGTDLAFTGSLVTYTPRSFSASVVDSGVFPMWYWCAGYPFTGSLVTYTPRSFSASVVDSGVFPMWYWCAGYPFTGSLVTYTPRSFSASVVDSGVFPMWYWCAGYPFTGSLVTYTPRSFSASVVDSGVFPMWYWCAGYPFTGSLVTYTPRSFSASVVDSGVFPMWYWCAGYPFTGSLVTYTPRSFSASVVDSGVFPMWYWCAGYPFTGSLVTYTPRSFSASVVDSGVFPMWYWCAGYPFTGSLVTYTPRSFSASVVDSGVFPMWYWCAGYPFTGSLVTYTPRSFSASVVDSGVFPMWYWYAGYPLPRCMTLHFSSLNCRGFVVQWLAHSTHNQVSPGSIPGRSGKIWATFPIPYTPVHPAVNGYQVLIGGCVPSPGVCSLLL, encoded by the exons ATGGACAGAACTTACAGGCACATTGTTACCATATTGGctattaacccatccgctgcgattggcacggatttggccttcactggcagcctggtaacatatactcccaggtctttctctgcctctgtggtggatagtggagtgtttcccatgtggtattggtgtgctggatatcccttcactggtagcctggtaacatacactcccaggtctttctctgcctctgtggtggatagtggagtgtttcccatgtggtattggtgtgctggatatcccttcactggtagtctggtaacatacactcccag gtctttctctgcctctgtggtggatagtggagtgtttcccatgtggtattggtgtgctggatatcccttcactggtagcctggtaacatacactcccaggtctttctctgcctctgtggtggatagtggagtgtttcccatgtggtattggtgtgctggatatcccttcactggtagtctggtaacatatactcccaggtctttctctgcctctgtggtggatagtggagtgtttcccatgtggtattggtgtgctggatatcccttcactggtagcctggtaacatacactcccag gtctttctctgcctctgtggtggatagtggagtgtttcccatgtggtattggtgtgctggatatcccttcactggtagcctggtaacatacactcccaggtctttctctgcctctgtggtggatagtggagtgtttcccatgtggtattggtgtgctggatatcccttcactggtagcctggtaacatacactcccaggtctttctctgcctctgtggtggatagtggagtgtttcccatgtggtattggtgtgctggatatcccttcactggtagcctggtaacatacactcccaggtctttctctgcctctgtggtggatagtggagtgtttcccatgtggtattggtatgctggatatcctctcccaaggtgcatgactttacatttttcttcattgaattgtaggggcttcgtggtgcagtggttagcacactcgactcacaaccaagtgagcccgggttcgattcccgggcggagtggaaaaatttgggcgacttttccgataccctacactcctgtccacccagcagtgaatgggtaccaggtattaatcgggggttgtgtcccgtctcctggggtctgttcccttctcctatag
- the LOC126987797 gene encoding uncharacterized protein LOC126987797 isoform X40 gives MDRTYRHIVTILAINPSAAIGTDLAFTGSLVTYTPRSFSASVVDSGVFPMWYWCAGYPFTGSLVTYTPRSFSASVVDSGVFPMWYWCAGYPFTGSLVTYTPRSFSASVVDSGVFPMWYWCAGYPFTGSLVTYTPRSFSASVVDSGVFPMWYWCAGYPFTGSLVTYTPRSFSASVVDSGVFPMWYWCAGYPFTGSLVTYTPRSFSASVVDSGVFPMWYWYAGYPLPRCMTLHFSSLNCRGFVVQWLAHSTHNQVSPGSIPGRSGKIWATFPIPYTPVHPAVNGYQVLIGGCVPSPGVCSLLL, from the exons ATGGACAGAACTTACAGGCACATTGTTACCATATTGGctattaacccatccgctgcgattggcacggatttggccttcactggcagcctggtaacatatactcccaggtctttctctgcctctgtggtggatagtggagtgtttcccatgtggtattggtgtgctggatatcccttcactggtagcctggtaacatacactcccaggtctttctctgcctctgtggtggatagtggagtgtttcccatgtggtattggtgtgctggatatcccttcactggtagtctggtaacatacactcccag gtctttctctgcctctgtggtggatagtggagtgtttcccatgtggtattggtgtgctggatatcccttcactggtagcctggtaacatacactcccag gtctttctctgcctctgtggtggatagtggagtgtttcccatgtggtattggtgtgctggatatcccttcactggcagcctggtaacatacactcccag gtctttctctgcctctgtggtggatagtggagtgtttcccatgtggtattggtgtgctggatatcccttcactggtagcctggtaacatacactcccaggtctttctctgcctctgtggtggatagtggagtgtttcccatgtggtattggtatgctggatatcctctcccaaggtgcatgactttacatttttcttcattgaattgtaggggcttcgtggtgcagtggttagcacactcgactcacaaccaagtgagcccgggttcgattcccgggcggagtggaaaaatttgggcgacttttccgataccctacactcctgtccacccagcagtgaatgggtaccaggtattaatcgggggttgtgtcccgtctcctggggtctgttcccttctcctatag
- the LOC126987797 gene encoding uncharacterized protein LOC126987797 isoform X39, translating to MDRTYRHIVTILAINPSAAIGTDLAFTGSLVTYTPRSFSASVVDSGVFPMWYWCAGYPFTGSLVTYTPRSFSASVVDSGVFPMWYWCAGYPFTGSLVTYTPRSFSASVVDSGVFPMWYWCAGYPFTGSLVTYTPRSFSASVVDSGVFPMWYWCAGYPFTGSLVTYTPRSFSASVVDSGVFPMWYWCAGYPFTGSLVTYTPRSFSASVVDSGVFPMWYWYAGYPLPRCMTLHFSSLNCRGFVVQWLAHSTHNQVSPGSIPGRSGKIWATFPIPYTPVHPAVNGYQVLIGGCVPSPGVCSLLL from the exons ATGGACAGAACTTACAGGCACATTGTTACCATATTGGctattaacccatccgctgcgattggcacggatttggccttcactggcagcctggtaacatatactcccaggtctttctctgcctctgtggtggatagtggagtgtttcccatgtggtattggtgtgctggatatcccttcactggtagcctggtaacatacactcccag gtctttctctgcctctgtggtggatagtggagtgtttcccatgtggtattggtgtgctggatatcccttcactggcagcctggtaacatacactcccag gtctttctctgcctctgtggtggatagtggagtgtttcccatgtggtattggtgtgctggatatcccttcactggtagcctggtaacatacactcccaggtctttctctgcctctgtggtggatagtggagtgtttcccatgtggtattggtgtgctggatatcccttcactggtagcctggtaacatacactcccaggtctttctctgcctctgtggtggatagtggagtgtttcccatgtggtattggtgtgctggatatcccttcactggtagcctggtaacatacactcccaggtctttctctgcctctgtggtggatagtggagtgtttcccatgtggtattggtatgctggatatcctctcccaaggtgcatgactttacatttttcttcattgaattgtaggggcttcgtggtgcagtggttagcacactcgactcacaaccaagtgagcccgggttcgattcccgggcggagtggaaaaatttgggcgacttttccgataccctacactcctgtccacccagcagtgaatgggtaccaggtattaatcgggggttgtgtcccgtctcctggggtctgttcccttctcctatag
- the LOC126987797 gene encoding uncharacterized protein LOC126987797 isoform X36, which yields MDRTYRHIVTILAINPSAAIGTDLAFTGSLVTYTPRSFSASVVDSGVFPMWYWCAGYPFTGSLVTYTPRSFSASVVDSGVFPMWYWCAGYPFTGSLVTYTPRSFSASVVDSGVFPMWYWCAGYPFTGSLVTYTPRSFSASVVDSGVFPMWYWCAGYPFTGSLVTYTPRSFSASVVDSGVFPMWYWCAGYPFTGSLVTYTPRSFSASVVDSGVFPMWYWCAGYPFTGSLVTYTPRSFSASVVDSGVFPMWYWYAGYPLPRCMTLHFSSLNCRGFVVQWLAHSTHNQVSPGSIPGRSGKIWATFPIPYTPVHPAVNGYQVLIGGCVPSPGVCSLLL from the exons ATGGACAGAACTTACAGGCACATTGTTACCATATTGGctattaacccatccgctgcgattggcacggatttggccttcactggcagcctggtaacatatactcccaggtctttctctgcctctgtggtggatagtggagtgtttcccatgtggtattggtgtgctggatatcccttcactggtagcctggtaacatacactcccaggtctttctctgcctctgtggtggatagtggagtgtttcccatgtggtattggtgtgctggatatcccttcactggtagtctggtaacatacactcccag gtctttctctgcctctgtggtggatagtggagtgtttcccatgtggtattggtgtgctggatatcccttcactggtagcctggtaacatacactcccag gtctttctctgcctctgtggtggatagtggagtgtttcccatgtggtattggtgtgctggatatcccttcactggcagcctggtaacatacactcccag gtctttctctgcctctgtggtggatagtggagtgtttcccatgtggtattggtgtgctggatatcccttcactggtagcctggtaacatacactcccaggtctttctctgcctctgtggtggatagtggagtgtttcccatgtggtattggtgtgctggatatcccttcactggtagcctggtaacatacactcccaggtctttctctgcctctgtggtggatagtggagtgtttcccatgtggtattggtatgctggatatcctctcccaaggtgcatgactttacatttttcttcattgaattgtaggggcttcgtggtgcagtggttagcacactcgactcacaaccaagtgagcccgggttcgattcccgggcggagtggaaaaatttgggcgacttttccgataccctacactcctgtccacccagcagtgaatgggtaccaggtattaatcgggggttgtgtcccgtctcctggggtctgttcccttctcctatag
- the LOC126987797 gene encoding uncharacterized protein LOC126987797 isoform X7, which yields MDRTYRHIVTILAINPSAAIGTDLAFTGSLVTYTPRSFSASVVDSGVFPMWYWCAGYPFTGSLVTYTPRSFSASVVDSGVFPMWYWCAGYPFTGSLVTYTPRSFSASVVDSGVFPMWYWCAGYPFTGSLVTYTPRSFSASVVDSGVFPMWYWCAGYPFTGSLVTYTPRSFSASVVDSGVFPMWYWCAGYPFTGSLVTYTPRSFSASVVDSGVFPMWYWCAGYPFTGSLVTYTPRSFSASVVDSGVFPMWHWCAGYPFTGSLVTYTPRSFSASVVDSGVFPMWYWCAGYPFTGSLVTYTPRSFSASVVDSGVFPMWYWCAGYPFTGSLVTYTPRSFSASVVDSGVFPMWYWCAGYPFTGSLVTYTPRSFSASVVDSGVFPMWYWYAGYPLPRCMTLHFSSLNCRGFVVQWLAHSTHNQVSPGSIPGRSGKIWATFPIPYTPVHPAVNGYQVLIGGCVPSPGVCSLLL from the exons ATGGACAGAACTTACAGGCACATTGTTACCATATTGGctattaacccatccgctgcgattggcacggatttggccttcactggcagcctggtaacatatactcccaggtctttctctgcctctgtggtggatagtggagtgtttcccatgtggtattggtgtgctggatatcccttcactggtagcctggtaacatacactcccaggtctttctctgcctctgtggtggatagtggagtgtttcccatgtggtattggtgtgctggatatcccttcactggtagtctggtaacatacactcccag gtctttctctgcctctgtggtggatagtggagtgtttcccatgtggtattggtgtgctggatatcccttcactggtagcctggtaacatacactcccag gtctttctctgcctctgtggtggatagtggagtgtttcccatgtggtattggtgtgctggatatcccttcactggtagcctggtaacatacactcccag gtctttctctgcctctgtggtggatagtggagtgtttcccatgtggtattggtgtgctggatatcccttcactggtagcctggtaacatatactcccaggtctttctctgcctctgtggtggatagtggagtgtttcccatgtggtattggtgtgctggatatcccttcactggcagcctggtaacatacactcccaggtctttctctgcctctgtggtggatagtggagtgtttcccatgtggcattggtgtgctggatatcccttcactggtagcctggtaacatacactcccaggtctttctctgcctctgtggtggatagtggagtgtttcccatgtggtattggtgtgctggatatcccttcactggtagcctggtaacatacactcccaggtctttctctgcctctgtggtggatagtggagtgtttcccatgtggtattggtgtgctggatatcccttcactggtagcctggtaacatacactcccaggtctttctctgcctctgtggtggatagtggagtgtttcccatgtggtattggtgtgctggatatcccttcactggtagcctggtaacatacactcccaggtctttctctgcctctgtggtggatagtggagtgtttcccatgtggtattggtatgctggatatcctctcccaaggtgcatgactttacatttttcttcattgaattgtaggggcttcgtggtgcagtggttagcacactcgactcacaaccaagtgagcccgggttcgattcccgggcggagtggaaaaatttgggcgacttttccgataccctacactcctgtccacccagcagtgaatgggtaccaggtattaatcgggggttgtgtcccgtctcctggggtctgttcccttctcctatag
- the LOC126987797 gene encoding uncharacterized protein LOC126987797 isoform X38: MDRTYRHIVTILAINPSAAIGTDLAFTGSLVTYTPRSFSASVVDSGVFPMWYWCAGYPFTGSLVTYTPRSFSASVVDSGVFPMWYWCAGYPFTGSLVTYTPRSFSASVVDSGVFPMWYWCAGYPFTGSLVTYTPRSFSASVVDSGVFPMWYWCAGYPFTGSLVTYTPRSFSASVVDSGVFPMWYWCAGYPFTGSLVTYTPRSFSASVVDSGVFPMWYWYAGYPLPRCMTLHFSSLNCRGFVVQWLAHSTHNQVSPGSIPGRSGKIWATFPIPYTPVHPAVNGYQVLIGGCVPSPGVCSLLL; the protein is encoded by the exons ATGGACAGAACTTACAGGCACATTGTTACCATATTGGctattaacccatccgctgcgattggcacggatttggccttcactggcagcctggtaacatatactcccaggtctttctctgcctctgtggtggatagtggagtgtttcccatgtggtattggtgtgctggatatcccttcactggtagcctggtaacatacactcccaggtctttctctgcctctgtggtggatagtggagtgtttcccatgtggtattggtgtgctggatatcccttcactggtagtctggtaacatacactcccag gtctttctctgcctctgtggtggatagtggagtgtttcccatgtggtattggtgtgctggatatcccttcactggtagcctggtaacatacactcccaggtctttctctgcctctgtggtggatagtggagtgtttcccatgtggtattggtgtgctggatatcccttcactggtagcctggtaacatacactcccaggtctttctctgcctctgtggtggatagtggagtgtttcccatgtggtattggtgtgctggatatcccttcactggtagcctggtaacatacactcccaggtctttctctgcctctgtggtggatagtggagtgtttcccatgtggtattggtatgctggatatcctctcccaaggtgcatgactttacatttttcttcattgaattgtaggggcttcgtggtgcagtggttagcacactcgactcacaaccaagtgagcccgggttcgattcccgggcggagtggaaaaatttgggcgacttttccgataccctacactcctgtccacccagcagtgaatgggtaccaggtattaatcgggggttgtgtcccgtctcctggggtctgttcccttctcctatag
- the LOC126987797 gene encoding uncharacterized protein LOC126987797 isoform X35 produces MDRTYRHIVTILAINPSAAIGTDLAFTGSLVTYTPRSFSASVVDSGVFPMWYWCAGYPFTGSLVTYTPRSFSASVVDSGVFPMWYWCAGYPFTGSLVTYTPRSFSASVVDSGVFPMWYWCAGYPFTGSLVTYTPRSFSASVVDSGVFPMWYWCAGYPFTGSLVTYTPRSFSASVVDSGVFPMWYWCAGYPFTGSLVTYTPRSFSASVVDSGVFPMWYWCAGYPFTGSLVTYTPRSFSASVVDSGVFPMWYWYAGYPLPRCMTLHFSSLNCRGFVVQWLAHSTHNQVSPGSIPGRSGKIWATFPIPYTPVHPAVNGYQVLIGGCVPSPGVCSLLL; encoded by the exons ATGGACAGAACTTACAGGCACATTGTTACCATATTGGctattaacccatccgctgcgattggcacggatttggccttcactggcagcctggtaacatatactcccaggtctttctctgcctctgtggtggatagtggagtgtttcccatgtggtattggtgtgctggatatcccttcactggtagcctggtaacatacactcccaggtctttctctgcctctgtggtggatagtggagtgtttcccatgtggtattggtgtgctggatatcccttcactggtagtctggtaacatacactcccag gtctttctctgcctctgtggtggatagtggagtgtttcccatgtggtattggtgtgctggatatcccttcactggtagcctggtaacatacactcccag gtctttctctgcctctgtggtggatagtggagtgtttcccatgtggtattggtgtgctggatatcccttcactggtagcctggtaacatacactcccaggtctttctctgcctctgtggtggatagtggagtgtttcccatgtggtattggtgtgctggatatcccttcactggtagcctggtaacatacactcccaggtctttctctgcctctgtggtggatagtggagtgtttcccatgtggtattggtgtgctggatatcccttcactggtagcctggtaacatacactcccaggtctttctctgcctctgtggtggatagtggagtgtttcccatgtggtattggtatgctggatatcctctcccaaggtgcatgactttacatttttcttcattgaattgtaggggcttcgtggtgcagtggttagcacactcgactcacaaccaagtgagcccgggttcgattcccgggcggagtggaaaaatttgggcgacttttccgataccctacactcctgtccacccagcagtgaatgggtaccaggtattaatcgggggttgtgtcccgtctcctggggtctgttcccttctcctatag
- the LOC126987797 gene encoding uncharacterized protein LOC126987797 isoform X12, with amino-acid sequence MDRTYRHIVTILAINPSAAIGTDLAFTGSLVTYTPRSFSASVVDSGVFPMWYWCAGYPFTGSLVTYTPRSFSASVVDSGVFPMWYWCAGYPFTGSLVTYTPRSFSASVVDSGVFPMWYWCAGYPFTGSLVTYTPRSFSASVVDSGVFPMWYWCAGYPFTGSLVTYTPRSFSASVVDSGVFPMWHWCAGYPFTGSLVTYTPRSFSASVVDSGVFPMWHWCAGYPFTGSLVTYTPRSFSASVVDSGVFPMWYWCAGYPFTGSLVTYTPRSFSASVVDSGVFPMWYWCAGYPFTGSLVTYTPRSFSASVVDSGVFPMWYWCAGYPFTGSLVTYTPRSFSASVVDSGVFPMWYWYAGYPLPRCMTLHFSSLNCRGFVVQWLAHSTHNQVSPGSIPGRSGKIWATFPIPYTPVHPAVNGYQVLIGGCVPSPGVCSLLL; translated from the exons ATGGACAGAACTTACAGGCACATTGTTACCATATTGGctattaacccatccgctgcgattggcacggatttggccttcactggcagcctggtaacatatactcccaggtctttctctgcctctgtggtggatagtggagtgtttcccatgtggtattggtgtgctggatatcccttcactggtagcctggtaacatacactcccaggtctttctctgcctctgtggtggatagtggagtgtttcccatgtggtattggtgtgctggatatcccttcactggtagtctggtaacatacactcccag gtctttctctgcctctgtggtggatagtggagtgtttcccatgtggtattggtgtgctggatatcccttcactggtagcctggtaacatacactcccag gtctttctctgcctctgtggtggatagtggagtgtttcccatgtggtattggtgtgctggatatcccttcactggtagcctggtaacatacactcccaggtctttctctgcctctgtggtggatagtggagtgtttcccatgtggcattggtgtgctggatatcccttcactggtagcctagtaacatacactcccag gtctttctctgcctctgtggtggatagtggagtgtttcccatgtggcattggtgtgctggatatcccttcactggtagcctggtaacatacactcccaggtctttctctgcctctgtggtggatagtggagtgtttcccatgtggtattggtgtgctggatatcccttcactggtagcctggtaacatacactcccaggtctttctctgcctctgtggtggatagtggagtgtttcccatgtggtattggtgtgctggatatcccttcactggtagcctggtaacatacactcccaggtctttctctgcctctgtggtggatagtggagtgtttcccatgtggtattggtgtgctggatatcccttcactggtagcctggtaacatacactcccaggtctttctctgcctctgtggtggatagtggagtgtttcccatgtggtattggtatgctggatatcctctcccaaggtgcatgactttacatttttcttcattgaattgtaggggcttcgtggtgcagtggttagcacactcgactcacaaccaagtgagcccgggttcgattcccgggcggagtggaaaaatttgggcgacttttccgataccctacactcctgtccacccagcagtgaatgggtaccaggtattaatcgggggttgtgtcccgtctcctggggtctgttcccttctcctatag